GTGTCCAGCCGCGCTCCCACTCGAAGTTGTCCACCAGGCTCCAGTGATAGTATCCCTCGATGGGCCAGTTGAAATTGATGCCTCGCCAGAGTTGATGAACATGCTGGATTAAATAGCGGCGGCGCATCGCATCTTCGGGGTCTTCTACACCGTTTTCGGTCACGAAGATCGGTACCTTATACTGTAAACCCCAATGTAGCGCCTGATAAAAACCCTCCGGCTGGTTGGCAATAAACCCCGTTGGACTGACCTCGGCGCCGGGCTCGTAGTAGCGTTTGCTGAATAATTCGTTCGTCGCGAAAAGATTGAAGGCCACCAGTTCGCGCGTATAGTAATTGATCCCTAGAAAATCCTGCGTACCTTTGGCCTCCGGCACACGCTGTCGGCGACCGATGAACTGCAAAACCCCATCAGATGCCGCTCGCGGGAAGAAATCGTTATACAGGCGCGAGAGCAACCCGGCAATCCAGCGGTCTGGGGGCATCCATTGGCGTGCTGGTAACATACCGCGATAATTGACCGCCATTCCGACGCGCGCCTCAGGTTGTAACTCGTGAATGGCGTGATAAGCTGCTGCGTGGCCGCGTACCAGATTTTCCATTACTTTGAAGGCGGCGCCCATATCCTGTTTGCCGGGGGGAAATTCGCCAAAAATATAACCGATCGTAGCGTAAACATTGGGCTCGTTAATCGTACACCAGAGGTTTACATAATCGCCCAACGCGTCAACAACTTTGCGCACATAGGCCTCGAAATAAGCAACCACTTTCTCATATTCCCAGCCGCCGAAATGCATCAGCCATAAAGGATCGCTAAAATGGTGTAGCGTTACCATGGGGGTCATACCGCGCTCTTTCAGTCCGCGCAACATCTGCCGATAATGCTCAAGTGCATCTTCATTCCAGCGATCCACCGCAGGCTGCACGCGGCTCCATTCAATGGACAAGCGATGGGTGTTATGCCCAGCCTCGGCGGCGCGGTCAAAATCTTCTCGCCAGCGTCCGCCCCACCAATCGCAGGCCAGACCACACGAATGCCCCTCAACAACATGGCCTTCTTGCTCCCAGTAATGCCAGTTGTTATTGGTGTTATTGCCTTCTACCTGATGTGAAGCCGTCGCGGTTCCCCAGAGAAATCCTTTTGGAAAGTGAAAAGTTGCCTGAGCCATAGTTTTTCCTATTCGATCACGCATTCTGGAATTCAGTTTTGGATTATGGCTATTGTAGTCTGCCGCACAAATTTTGACAATCTTGCGCGCGGTTATGGTATCTTTAAGCTATGCAAAAATCAATCTACCTGGCATTGGGAACCAATTTGGGGGATCGGGCGCTGAATCTGCAAGCCGCGCGGGACGCGCTGCCGCCGACTGTAAAGTTGGTTGCTGCTTCCCCGGTGTATGAGACACCTCCCTGGGGGGTCAGTGACCAACCCGCTTTTTTGAATCAGGTCGTCCACGTCGAGACCGAGTTATCCCCATTGGAATTATTACACTATCTCAAAGAACTCGAAAATCGTCTGGGACGCGAGCCATCCATCCGTTATGGCCCCCGTCAAATTGATTTGGATATTCTTTTTTACGGTCATGAGGTTATTTCATACGAAAATCTGACTATTCCTCACGCGCGCCTGCACGAGCGCGCCTTTGTGCTTGTCCCCCTGGCCGATTTAGCCCCTGAGTTTCGACACCCGCGGTTGGGCGCAAGCGTGATTGAAATGCTCGCCAAAATGGATACAACCGGAGTGGAGAAAATATCATCGTAGCGCACTTGCCGAGATGTTGCCGGTAGGCTATTATTCTGTGTTATCTGAAATCCCATGCTATTACTGATTGCCTTATTACTTCTTTTCATTATTCCACTTGTGCTGCTGGTGCTGGAGAATACCAAACTCCGTGCCGGGTATCTTTGGTTTTTAGCGCTAGGCTCTGCATTGGCTGTCTGGGTGTTGGTGATGTTTTCACGCGTGCAATTTCCCATTCAAATTGTGTTGATGCGCTGGCAGCCCGATACCTTATTTATGTTTACGCCAACTTTGCTGCTGGATGAAATTTCCTGGACGTATGCAGCGGTATTAGCTGTGTATCCCCTGGCGATTCTGCTGACTGATATTATTCAAGTGGAGAATATTGACTCGCAGGCTTGGGCTGCTACGCTAGGAATTGCCGGACTAAGCCTGCTGGCGGTGTTGGCAGAAAACCCACTTACCCTGATGCTTGCCTGGACGATGATGGATTTGGCTGAAATGGTGATGCTATTACAGCGCGTGTCGCATAGCCAGCAGCGTGAGCGTGTGATTATTACGTTTTCGGTTCGACAAATGGGGGTTTTTATTTTACTAGCCGCGGCGATGGTAGCTCAGGTGCGTGGAGAATATCTCACATTTAAAAATATCCCCGCCGATATCAGTGGGATTTTGCTGTTGGCGGTGGGGTTGCGCCTGGGTGTGTTGCCCCCGCACCAGCCTTTCTTTCAGGAACCGCCGTTGCGCCGCGGTCTGGGGACAATGGTTCGGCTGGCTTCTGTTGCCAGCAGCCTGACCTTACTGGCGCGCCTCGCCGTTGTTGGTGTTCCAGTAAGCTGGCAACCCTATTTATTAGTGGTGGCTGTGCTGGCCGCTTTATATAGCGGTTTTGCCTGGATTCAGGCCAAAGACGAATTGGATGGGCGGCCATTCTGGATTTTAGGTCTGGCAACGTTTTCTCTTGTAGCTGCAGTTCGCAACATGCCTGCGGCGAGTATCGCCTGGGGAATTGCTTTGTTATCTGTGGGTGGAATCTCGTTCCTGGCCTCGTACCGGTCGCGTTCTATCTCTGTCATTACCATATTTGGATTATTGAGTATTTCCGCGCTGCCCTATACGCCGCTATGGCCTGGGGTCGGTTTATATGGACAGCTAAATGTCGGTTTTTTAGCAGCTTTCATAGTTTCGCATGTTTTGATGTTGGTGGGCTATTTACAACATTCGCGACGGCGTAATCCTGAAAATGAAAATATAGAACCTTGGATGAAAATACTCTATCCTTTAGGTTTGATACTACTTGTTATGAATCATTGGGGTATTGCCTGGATGTCTGCTGCGCTTCAGCCTGATGCATTGTTGCGTTCCAATTTCTGGTGGATTGGCTTTGTGGTGATTGGCATTGTGGGGATTGTTGTCTTACTGGCTTTACGGAGAATCTCTTTTCAGCAGCCAATTTTCTCGACATTGCGTAGTGTGCTTTCGCTAGAATGGATGTATCGATTGTTTTGGTGGCTTTATCGTACCCTGGCGCGCGGGTTTGGCATCCTATCGAAAATCTTTGAGGGCGAGGGGGGTATTCTATGGGCAATTCTAATCTTAATATTGCTGGTATCCATGATGCAGCAAAGCGGAGGCACTAGTTAGCCGATGAATATTGCATCTCTTGCTCCTTTTGCCGTAGCAATGGCTATACTAACATCCGTTCTGCTTCTGGTGAGCCGCGATTGGCGTGTAAGCATCAGCGCGTTAGGCGCGCAATACGTGGCGGTTTTCATTTTGATTATGATCTCCTGGCCGTTTGAATACGCGGTGATTAAACTCATCGCCGGGTGGATCGCTGCCGCCGTGTTGGGGGCGGGGCTTGCCGAACAAGTGGACGCCTGGGAAGATGAGCTGGGGCCGTATCTCAGCGGAATTTTATTTCGCATATTCTTGGCTGGGCTGGTATTATTTTTCGCTTTTTCGGCAGCTCCTGGAGTGTCGCGCTGGGCGTTGCGGGCGGCTAATTTTCAAATTCGCGCTGGTTTGATTCTAATGGGGATGGGATTACTGCACCTGGGGCTGACAGCCCAGCCGATTCGCAGCATATTAGGATTATTGACCGTACTGGCTGGCTTTGAAATCATCTACGCCACAATCGAAACTTCGCTGCTGGTGAATGCGATCCTGGCAGCAATTACGCTAAGCTTGGCATTTACGGGCGCGTATTTGCGGGTAGCCCCTCTTATGGAGAGAGAAGAATGAGCGCGCCGCTAATCTGGATTGTTTTTCCCATAGTTATTGCCGGCATAATGATTGCATTGTCGCGCCAGCGCAGATTGGTTTTCTTTAGCAGTATTTTCATGGCTGCTTTTTTGGCGCTTTTAGCCTGGCAGTTGAAAGTGGATGAAGTTATCATAGTCGGTTCGGGGGCATTCAAAATTCAACCAGACCTATCGGTGGCAGGGCGCCAGTTCGTGATTTTCAACACCGACCGGCCCAGGATCATGTTCTTTTACAGTATGTT
The sequence above is drawn from the Chloroflexota bacterium genome and encodes:
- a CDS encoding glycoside hydrolase family 1 protein translates to MAQATFHFPKGFLWGTATASHQVEGNNTNNNWHYWEQEGHVVEGHSCGLACDWWGGRWREDFDRAAEAGHNTHRLSIEWSRVQPAVDRWNEDALEHYRQMLRGLKERGMTPMVTLHHFSDPLWLMHFGGWEYEKVVAYFEAYVRKVVDALGDYVNLWCTINEPNVYATIGYIFGEFPPGKQDMGAAFKVMENLVRGHAAAYHAIHELQPEARVGMAVNYRGMLPARQWMPPDRWIAGLLSRLYNDFFPRAASDGVLQFIGRRQRVPEAKGTQDFLGINYYTRELVAFNLFATNELFSKRYYEPGAEVSPTGFIANQPEGFYQALHWGLQYKVPIFVTENGVEDPEDAMRRRYLIQHVHQLWRGINFNWPIEGYYHWSLVDNFEWERGWTQRFGLWELDIETQARRKRPSADLYAAICSQNALSSEMVAEFAPGLSEILFPG
- the folK gene encoding 2-amino-4-hydroxy-6-hydroxymethyldihydropteridine diphosphokinase — encoded protein: MQKSIYLALGTNLGDRALNLQAARDALPPTVKLVAASPVYETPPWGVSDQPAFLNQVVHVETELSPLELLHYLKELENRLGREPSIRYGPRQIDLDILFYGHEVISYENLTIPHARLHERAFVLVPLADLAPEFRHPRLGASVIEMLAKMDTTGVEKISS